Proteins from a genomic interval of Amycolatopsis sp. cg13:
- the otsB gene encoding trehalose-phosphatase, with protein sequence MTAEALPAELRRAIVQIARTPRLLVACDYDGTLAPITANPDEARPLPESVGALRSLAGLHETTTAVISGRALRDLATLSRLPSEVNLVGSHGSEFDIGFIHALDEDAKALHRRLEHELEQLVLDVPGVSLEVKPASIAVHVRRAEHNAGRRVLADVHEGPAKWEGVTTTDGKEVVELAVVKTDKGNALDTLRHQVGATAAVFLGDDVTDEKAFARLAGPDLGIKVGDGESLAEYHVPDTVDVAMVLAFLLEERRNWLYGESATPIERLSLLANERSVALVTPDAKLTWLCHPGPDAPAVFADLLGGPGAGHFSIKPHRNGLPLGQRYLPNTMTVETRWSRLLVTDYLEPESPGHRTDLVRVISGEAVAQVVFAPRPEFGGVPVRLVAEAEGLRVLGTSEPFVLRSPGVEWSIASDGLQDTATALVQPTPEQPVVLELRCGTTDFTAHELSEVDRRDRAGRYWSDWAAKLKLPTVQTELVRRSALTLRGLVNTDTGGVLAAATSSLPEEIGGVRNWDYRYCWIRDAAMTVRELVHLGSHEEAEGYLKWLHGVLATLAGPERLHPLYTLAGSVIGAEAVIESLPGYAGSRPVRVGNLANHQVQLDVFGPVVELVATLAQVRGELRDEDWQMVRAMAEAVTRRWNEPDHGIWEERHVPRHRVYSRVMCWVTIDRAVRLGDEYGRDVPGAWPKLRDQIKADVLEHGWNEEVQAFTTAYDGTDLDAASLFVGLTGLIDPADERFQKTVTAIEAELRSGSTVYRYRRDDGLPGGEGGFHICAAWLIEAYLCTGRRNEAEELFAQIVGAAGPTGLLPEQFDPVAERSLGNHPQAYSHIGLIRCANLLAEKA encoded by the coding sequence TTGACCGCCGAGGCGTTGCCCGCGGAACTACGGCGCGCGATCGTGCAGATCGCCCGTACCCCGCGCCTGCTGGTCGCCTGCGACTACGACGGCACATTGGCCCCCATCACGGCGAACCCGGACGAGGCGCGGCCGCTGCCTGAGTCCGTGGGCGCGTTGAGATCTCTCGCCGGCCTGCACGAAACGACCACCGCCGTGATTTCCGGCCGGGCCCTGCGCGACCTCGCGACGCTGTCGCGGCTCCCGTCCGAGGTGAACCTGGTCGGCAGCCACGGATCCGAGTTCGACATCGGCTTCATCCACGCCCTCGACGAGGACGCGAAGGCGCTGCACCGGCGGCTCGAACACGAGCTGGAACAGCTGGTGCTCGACGTGCCGGGGGTGTCGCTCGAGGTCAAGCCGGCGAGCATCGCGGTGCACGTGCGCCGCGCCGAGCACAACGCCGGCCGGCGCGTCCTCGCGGACGTGCACGAAGGCCCGGCGAAGTGGGAAGGCGTCACGACCACTGACGGCAAGGAGGTCGTCGAACTGGCGGTCGTGAAGACCGACAAGGGCAACGCCCTCGACACCCTTCGCCACCAGGTCGGGGCCACCGCCGCGGTGTTCCTCGGCGACGACGTCACCGACGAGAAGGCGTTCGCCCGGCTGGCCGGACCGGACCTCGGCATCAAGGTCGGCGACGGCGAATCGCTCGCCGAGTACCACGTGCCCGACACCGTCGACGTCGCGATGGTGCTCGCGTTCCTGCTGGAAGAGCGGCGCAACTGGCTCTACGGCGAGTCCGCGACGCCGATCGAGCGGCTGTCGCTGCTTGCCAACGAGCGCTCGGTCGCGCTGGTGACGCCGGACGCGAAGCTGACCTGGCTGTGCCACCCCGGCCCGGACGCCCCCGCGGTGTTCGCCGACCTGCTCGGCGGTCCCGGGGCGGGCCACTTCTCGATCAAACCGCACCGCAACGGACTCCCGCTCGGCCAGCGGTACCTGCCGAACACGATGACGGTCGAGACACGCTGGTCGCGACTGCTCGTCACGGACTATCTCGAGCCGGAAAGCCCCGGGCACCGCACCGACCTCGTGCGCGTGATCTCCGGCGAAGCGGTGGCGCAGGTCGTGTTCGCGCCGCGGCCGGAATTCGGCGGCGTGCCGGTGCGGCTGGTCGCCGAGGCCGAGGGCCTGCGCGTGCTGGGCACGTCGGAGCCGTTCGTGCTGCGCTCGCCCGGCGTCGAATGGTCGATCGCCTCCGACGGCCTCCAGGACACCGCGACCGCGCTCGTCCAGCCGACGCCGGAGCAACCGGTGGTACTGGAATTGCGTTGCGGCACCACGGATTTCACCGCCCACGAACTGTCCGAAGTGGACCGTCGCGACCGGGCGGGCCGGTACTGGAGCGACTGGGCGGCGAAGCTCAAGCTGCCGACCGTCCAGACCGAACTGGTGCGCCGTTCCGCGCTGACCCTGCGCGGGCTGGTCAACACCGACACCGGCGGCGTGCTGGCCGCCGCGACGTCGTCGCTTCCGGAGGAGATCGGCGGGGTCCGCAACTGGGACTACCGCTATTGCTGGATCCGCGACGCCGCGATGACCGTGCGCGAACTGGTGCACCTCGGTTCGCACGAGGAGGCCGAGGGCTACCTGAAGTGGCTGCACGGCGTGCTCGCCACGCTGGCCGGCCCGGAGCGGCTGCACCCGCTGTACACGCTGGCCGGAAGCGTCATCGGCGCGGAGGCGGTCATCGAATCGCTGCCCGGGTACGCCGGTTCCCGGCCGGTGCGCGTCGGCAACCTGGCCAACCACCAGGTGCAGCTCGACGTGTTCGGCCCGGTCGTGGAGCTGGTCGCGACGCTGGCGCAGGTCCGGGGCGAACTGCGCGACGAGGACTGGCAGATGGTGCGCGCGATGGCCGAGGCCGTCACGCGGCGCTGGAACGAGCCGGACCACGGCATCTGGGAAGAGCGGCACGTGCCGCGGCACCGGGTGTACTCGCGGGTGATGTGCTGGGTGACCATCGACCGCGCGGTGCGCCTCGGCGACGAGTACGGCCGCGACGTCCCGGGAGCCTGGCCCAAGCTGCGCGACCAGATCAAGGCCGACGTGCTGGAGCACGGCTGGAACGAAGAGGTGCAGGCGTTCACCACCGCCTACGACGGCACCGACCTCGACGCGGCGTCCCTGTTCGTGGGCCTGACCGGCCTCATCGACCCGGCGGACGAGCGGTTCCAGAAGACCGTGACGGCGATCGAGGCCGAGCTGCGCAGCGGTTCCACGGTGTACCGCTACCGGCGCGACGACGGTCTTCCCGGCGGCGAGGGCGGCTTCCACATCTGCGCGGCCTGGCTGATCGAGGCGTATCTGTGCACCGGGCGGCGCAACGAGGCCGAGGAGCTGTTCGCGCAGATCGTCGGCGCGGCGGGCCCGACCGGGCTGCTGCCCGAGCAGTTCGACCCGGTCGCGGAGCGTTCGCTCGGCAACCACCCGCAGGCGTACTCGCACATCGGCCTGATCCGGTGCGCGAATCTGCTGGCCGAGAAGGCTTGA
- a CDS encoding trehalose-6-phosphate synthase, translating to MTDAIAEQNSAPSADFVVVANRLPVDLERTADGEQRWTASPGGLVSALEPFLRSRKGAWVGWPGVPDVEVDEFDDDGLVLHPVTLTSAEVRDYYEGFSNATLWPLYHDVVARPVFDRAWWDSYVKVNQRFAEASATVAAPGATVWIQDYQLQLVPRMLRELRPDLRIGFFLHIPFPPVELFMQLPWRAEIVRGLIGADLIGFHRPGGAQNFLWLARQLVGLEPTRGAVGVRSRPGMVQVGDRTVRVGAFPISIDAAGLDSLARSKGVAERAKQIRRDLGNPKAVLLGVDRLDYTKGIDLRLQALHELLHEGRLEPGDVTFVQLATPSRERVEHYQRMRGEIEQMVGRINGEFARVGHPVVHYLHQSVNRTELAAFFSAADVMVVTPLRDGMNLVCKEYVACRPDLGGALVLSEFAGAAAELTSAFLVNPHDLDGVKNALEAAITLDPAEGRRRMRAMRRQVLTHDVDRWARSFLQALGAEPAD from the coding sequence GTGACTGACGCGATCGCCGAGCAGAACAGCGCACCGTCCGCGGATTTCGTCGTGGTGGCCAACCGGCTGCCCGTCGACCTCGAACGGACCGCGGACGGGGAACAGCGCTGGACCGCCAGTCCCGGCGGACTGGTGTCCGCGCTCGAACCGTTCCTGCGCTCCCGCAAGGGCGCGTGGGTCGGCTGGCCGGGCGTGCCGGACGTCGAGGTGGACGAGTTCGACGACGACGGGCTCGTCCTGCATCCGGTGACGCTCACCTCGGCCGAGGTCCGCGACTACTACGAGGGCTTCTCCAACGCCACGCTCTGGCCGCTCTACCACGACGTCGTCGCCCGGCCGGTTTTCGACCGGGCGTGGTGGGACAGCTACGTGAAGGTCAACCAGCGGTTCGCCGAGGCCAGCGCCACCGTCGCCGCACCGGGCGCGACCGTGTGGATCCAGGACTACCAGCTGCAGCTCGTGCCCCGGATGCTCCGCGAACTGCGGCCCGACCTGCGCATCGGCTTCTTCCTGCACATCCCGTTCCCGCCGGTCGAGCTCTTCATGCAGCTCCCGTGGCGCGCGGAGATCGTGCGCGGCCTGATCGGCGCGGACCTGATCGGCTTCCACCGGCCCGGCGGCGCGCAGAACTTCCTGTGGCTGGCCCGGCAGCTGGTCGGCCTCGAACCCACCCGCGGCGCGGTCGGCGTCCGGTCCCGGCCGGGCATGGTGCAGGTCGGCGACCGCACGGTGCGCGTCGGCGCGTTCCCGATCTCCATCGACGCGGCGGGCCTCGATTCGCTCGCCCGCAGCAAGGGCGTCGCCGAGCGCGCCAAGCAGATCCGCCGGGACCTCGGCAACCCGAAGGCGGTGCTGCTCGGCGTCGACCGGCTCGACTACACCAAGGGCATCGACCTGCGGCTGCAAGCGCTGCACGAACTGCTGCACGAGGGCCGGCTCGAACCCGGCGACGTCACGTTCGTGCAGCTGGCCACGCCGAGCCGCGAACGCGTCGAGCACTACCAGCGGATGCGCGGCGAGATCGAGCAGATGGTCGGCCGGATCAACGGCGAGTTCGCTCGCGTGGGCCACCCGGTCGTGCACTATTTGCACCAATCCGTGAACCGCACCGAGCTGGCCGCCTTCTTCTCCGCGGCCGACGTCATGGTGGTGACTCCGCTGCGCGACGGGATGAATCTCGTCTGCAAGGAGTACGTCGCGTGCCGGCCGGATTTGGGCGGCGCGCTGGTGCTGAGCGAGTTCGCCGGCGCGGCGGCCGAGCTGACCAGCGCTTTCCTCGTCAACCCGCACGATCTGGACGGGGTGAAGAACGCGTTGGAGGCTGCCATTACGCTCGACCCCGCCGAGGGCCGACGCAGGATGCGCGCCATGCGTCGCCAGGTCCTCACCCACGACGTCGACCGGTGGGCGCGTTCGTTCCTCCAGGCGCTGGGTGCCGAACCGGCCGACTGA
- a CDS encoding threonine/serine exporter ThrE family protein, with protein MKINERAGQGAARRRWPILEPPHPRSSQRHRPNLLRRRAWHILEAPTAEQPAVESEEALGPKPPDDATVNFVLDLTLRIGEVQMASGAGASDVTATILALTSALGLPHCEVDVIFTSITVTCHRGTDLAPVTALRVVRSRSLDYTRLTETEALVRQIVRGRTGAEEAVTELDRITSAPHPYARWTATAAWGGLAGFITLLLGGGLDIALVAMVISAAVDRIGRLLNKFNLPFFFQQVVGGLFATLSAMVIVSSNILTTDRPTLVVAAAVTVLLSGLSTVSAVQDGITGYYVTASGRTMETALMSAGLIAGVVLALRIAVMLELPRTPLPDVPVSTAQHLPIIVIGGAGAAACFALASYSKLRAMLVAAAAGGIGAIVYGALILATLDAVSASAIAATLVGFCGGVMARRLKVTPLVVAVSGITPLLPGLSTYRGLYQLAVSPGGNISTLMTAVAIGLALAAGVVLGEYLAQPVRTGLGRLERKLSGPRLAGPMEPTERRLE; from the coding sequence ATGAAGATCAACGAGCGTGCCGGCCAGGGGGCCGCCCGTAGACGGTGGCCGATTCTCGAGCCTCCGCATCCGCGGTCCAGCCAGCGGCATCGGCCGAATTTGCTGCGCCGGCGCGCTTGGCACATTCTCGAGGCTCCGACGGCGGAACAGCCCGCGGTCGAGTCCGAGGAGGCGCTCGGACCGAAGCCGCCCGACGACGCGACCGTCAACTTCGTTCTGGATCTCACTTTGCGGATCGGCGAAGTGCAGATGGCCAGCGGCGCCGGGGCTTCCGACGTCACCGCGACCATTCTCGCGCTCACCTCCGCGCTCGGGCTGCCGCACTGCGAGGTCGATGTCATCTTCACGTCGATCACCGTCACCTGTCACCGCGGGACGGATCTCGCGCCGGTGACCGCGTTGCGAGTGGTCCGTTCGCGCAGTCTCGACTACACGCGGCTGACCGAGACCGAGGCGCTCGTGCGCCAGATCGTCCGCGGGCGCACCGGAGCTGAGGAAGCCGTCACCGAACTGGACCGGATCACCTCCGCGCCGCACCCGTACGCGCGCTGGACCGCGACCGCCGCCTGGGGCGGGCTGGCCGGGTTCATCACGTTGCTGCTCGGCGGCGGCCTCGACATCGCGCTCGTCGCCATGGTCATCTCCGCCGCGGTGGACCGGATCGGCAGGCTGCTCAACAAGTTCAACCTGCCGTTCTTCTTCCAGCAGGTCGTCGGCGGGCTGTTCGCGACGCTGTCGGCGATGGTGATAGTCAGCAGCAATATCCTGACCACGGACCGGCCGACGCTCGTGGTCGCGGCGGCGGTCACCGTGCTGCTGTCGGGGCTGTCGACGGTTTCCGCGGTGCAGGACGGGATCACCGGGTACTACGTCACCGCGTCCGGCCGCACGATGGAAACCGCGTTGATGAGTGCCGGGCTGATCGCTGGGGTCGTGCTCGCGCTGCGCATCGCGGTGATGCTCGAACTGCCGCGCACCCCGTTGCCCGACGTCCCGGTGTCGACCGCACAGCATCTGCCGATCATCGTCATCGGCGGAGCCGGCGCGGCTGCCTGCTTCGCGCTCGCCTCGTACTCGAAACTGCGCGCGATGCTCGTCGCCGCGGCAGCGGGCGGGATCGGCGCGATCGTTTACGGCGCACTGATCCTCGCGACGCTCGACGCGGTGAGTGCCTCGGCGATCGCGGCGACGCTCGTCGGGTTCTGCGGCGGCGTCATGGCGCGGCGGCTGAAAGTTACTCCGCTCGTGGTGGCCGTGTCCGGGATCACTCCGCTGCTCCCCGGCCTCTCCACCTATCGTGGTCTATACCAATTAGCGGTGTCGCCAGGCGGCAACATCTCCACCCTGATGACCGCGGTCGCCATCGGGCTCGCCCTCGCGGCGGGCGTTGTACTGGGCGAATACCTCGCCCAGCCGGTCCGCACCGGGCTCGGCAGGCTCGAGCGCAAGCTCTCCGGGCCGCGCCTGGCCGGGCCGATGGAACCGACCGAACGGCGTTTGGAGTAA
- a CDS encoding DUF4190 domain-containing protein, producing MSAPDYPPPPAPQAAPPAHQLPPKNGLGTAGFVLGLVGLIFSFIPVIGLIAWPLVILGIIFSALGFVRTRSGKATNKGLSIAGLVLSVIGLAMCIVWTVTTAKAVNEINTEANRTVTIHYEVTGTAKEASISYTTIGDGNASSNQDQPQTLPWSKDITTKGLFKGGSLSVTTGADGGEVTCKVVVDGKEAKTAKASGNFATASCNGF from the coding sequence ATGTCCGCCCCTGACTATCCTCCGCCGCCCGCACCCCAGGCGGCCCCGCCGGCCCACCAGCTCCCGCCGAAGAACGGGCTCGGCACCGCCGGGTTCGTGCTCGGGCTGGTCGGCCTGATTTTCTCGTTCATCCCGGTCATCGGGCTCATCGCGTGGCCGCTGGTGATCCTCGGGATCATCTTCTCCGCACTCGGCTTCGTCCGGACGCGGTCCGGAAAGGCCACGAACAAGGGCCTCTCGATCGCCGGTCTGGTGCTCTCGGTGATCGGCCTGGCGATGTGCATCGTGTGGACCGTGACGACCGCCAAGGCCGTCAACGAGATCAACACCGAAGCAAACCGCACGGTGACCATCCACTACGAGGTCACCGGCACCGCGAAGGAAGCCTCGATCAGCTACACCACCATCGGCGACGGCAACGCGTCCTCCAACCAGGACCAGCCGCAGACCCTGCCGTGGTCGAAAGACATCACCACGAAGGGCCTGTTCAAGGGCGGCAGCCTGTCGGTGACCACCGGCGCCGACGGCGGAGAAGTGACCTGCAAGGTCGTCGTGGACGGCAAGGAAGCCAAGACGGCGAAGGCGTCGGGCAACTTCGCGACCGCGTCCTGCAACGGTTTCTGA
- a CDS encoding XRE family transcriptional regulator — translation MREIDEVLDAVGPRLRTLRNRRGITLADLSAETGISESTLSRLENGQRRANLELLLPLSRAYDVPIDDLVGAPRAGDPRVHLRPIHQHGMTYVPLTRRPGGVHAYKMLIPGRSAEPALKTHSGYEWLYVLNGHLRLIVGAKDLTVPPGEAAEFDTTEPHWLGSADGGAVELLILFGLQGERVHVEPRPN, via the coding sequence ATGCGTGAGATCGACGAAGTACTGGACGCGGTCGGCCCGAGGCTGCGAACCCTGCGCAACCGGCGCGGCATCACCCTGGCCGACCTGTCGGCCGAGACCGGCATCTCGGAAAGCACCCTGTCCCGCCTGGAAAACGGCCAGCGCCGGGCGAACCTGGAACTGCTGCTGCCGCTGTCGCGCGCCTACGACGTCCCGATCGACGACCTGGTCGGCGCACCCCGAGCCGGCGACCCGCGCGTCCACCTCCGCCCGATCCACCAGCACGGGATGACCTACGTGCCGCTCACCCGGCGACCGGGCGGCGTGCACGCGTACAAAATGCTGATCCCCGGCCGTTCCGCGGAACCCGCATTGAAAACGCACAGCGGCTACGAATGGCTATACGTCCTCAATGGACACCTGCGGTTAATCGTAGGAGCGAAGGATCTGACGGTCCCACCCGGCGAGGCAGCGGAGTTCGACACGACGGAACCCCATTGGCTCGGCTCCGCCGACGGAGGCGCGGTTGAGCTGCTGATCCTCTTCGGACTGCAGGGCGAACGAGTGCATGTGGAGCCGCGCCCGAACTGA
- a CDS encoding MFS transporter, giving the protein MAKRDEAHSPGVLRLGFAAGVGTSLEMYDFSIYGTAAALVFGSVFFKTGNAWFGTFMSLATFAIGFVMAPLGAALFGWLGDRRGRRTALYAAFLLMGFATLGMGVLPPYGVIGIAAPLLLVGLRLLHGAARGGESAGAAVFAVEHAPEKRRGLYGSFVALGSPIGVVLANLAFALVLLLPNDDIMSWGWRLPFLAGGIVLAIGIWVRRGVSESPEFEKMAAAETRAKKPLADVLRSNWRRLLLIAGANLGLTACTFALVTFMLSYATAAAPEGLGLPRAPIVTISTITLLCHAAANVGAAWLSDRIGRKPVMLTGSVLSIAAALVMFPIASAGTVSAVFVALLLGFTATGILFGPMYTWFAELFPREQRQSGLGVGYHVGAVLGGGLSPMIANRIVAATGDALAVGYYLAALLVLSLVCLLILPETAPARRAAKPAPELVS; this is encoded by the coding sequence ATGGCCAAGCGCGACGAAGCGCACTCTCCCGGCGTGCTGCGGCTCGGATTCGCCGCCGGCGTCGGCACTTCCCTGGAAATGTACGATTTCTCGATCTACGGCACCGCGGCGGCATTGGTGTTCGGGTCGGTGTTCTTCAAAACCGGCAACGCCTGGTTCGGCACCTTCATGAGCCTCGCGACCTTCGCCATCGGATTCGTGATGGCCCCGCTGGGCGCGGCGCTTTTCGGCTGGCTCGGCGACCGTCGCGGCCGCCGCACCGCGCTGTACGCCGCGTTCCTGCTGATGGGTTTCGCGACGCTGGGCATGGGCGTTCTCCCGCCGTACGGGGTGATCGGCATCGCCGCGCCGCTGCTGCTCGTCGGATTGCGTCTGCTGCACGGCGCTGCCCGCGGCGGGGAAAGCGCTGGCGCGGCCGTCTTCGCCGTTGAGCACGCGCCGGAGAAACGGCGTGGCCTCTACGGTTCCTTCGTCGCGCTCGGCTCGCCGATCGGCGTCGTGCTGGCGAACCTGGCTTTCGCGCTGGTCCTCCTGCTGCCCAACGACGACATCATGAGCTGGGGCTGGCGGCTTCCGTTCCTCGCCGGCGGCATCGTGCTGGCGATCGGCATCTGGGTCCGCCGCGGCGTTTCGGAAAGCCCGGAATTCGAGAAAATGGCCGCCGCCGAAACGCGCGCGAAAAAGCCGCTCGCCGACGTCCTCCGCTCGAATTGGCGACGGCTGCTGCTGATCGCCGGCGCGAACCTCGGCCTCACCGCCTGCACTTTCGCACTGGTCACCTTCATGCTGTCCTACGCGACCGCCGCCGCTCCGGAAGGGCTCGGCCTCCCGCGCGCGCCGATCGTCACCATTTCGACGATCACCCTGCTGTGCCACGCCGCCGCGAACGTCGGAGCCGCCTGGCTGTCCGACCGGATCGGCCGCAAACCGGTGATGCTGACCGGCTCAGTCCTGTCGATCGCCGCCGCGCTCGTGATGTTCCCGATCGCCTCGGCCGGCACCGTCAGTGCGGTCTTCGTCGCGTTGCTCTTGGGCTTCACCGCCACCGGAATCCTCTTTGGACCGATGTACACCTGGTTCGCCGAACTGTTCCCGCGAGAGCAGCGCCAGTCCGGTCTCGGCGTGGGCTACCACGTCGGCGCGGTGCTGGGCGGCGGCCTGTCGCCGATGATCGCCAACCGGATCGTGGCCGCGACCGGCGACGCCCTCGCGGTCGGCTACTACCTGGCCGCGCTCCTCGTGCTGAGCCTGGTCTGCCTGCTGATCCTCCCGGAAACCGCTCCCGCGCGCCGCGCCGCGAAACCGGCTCCCGAACTGGTCAGCTGA
- a CDS encoding 2Fe-2S iron-sulfur cluster-binding protein, with translation MPNTVVRVAEVVEEAPGIRALRLVRADGLPFDPHPAGAHVDVTGPTGILRQYSLCGRPDDTSSLLIAVKREPDSRGGSEALHAVAENDKLEVGESRNLLSLAPDADRHVLIAGGIGITPLLSLAYQLHADGAEFELHYFARDRESAAFVSLLEEQAEFRDRVLLYFGVPRGEQPAVLKEVAAGLGSAGHVYTCGPEGFMEQVTGVFAPVVGESQVHVEHFTAAEVDTSGDQPFTVELDTGEVFEIPADRSILSVLTDNGIEVFKSCEEGICGSCVSGVLEGTPEHRDQCLSASDKASGDQMALCVSRARSEKLVIELY, from the coding sequence ATGCCGAACACCGTGGTCCGCGTGGCCGAGGTCGTCGAGGAAGCGCCCGGGATCCGGGCGCTTCGCCTCGTGCGCGCCGACGGCCTGCCGTTCGACCCGCACCCAGCCGGTGCGCACGTCGACGTCACCGGCCCGACCGGGATCCTGCGCCAGTATTCGCTCTGCGGGCGGCCGGACGACACGTCGTCGCTGCTGATCGCGGTGAAACGGGAGCCGGATTCGCGCGGTGGTTCCGAGGCGCTGCACGCCGTCGCGGAGAACGACAAGCTCGAGGTCGGCGAGTCCCGGAACCTGCTCTCGCTGGCTCCGGACGCGGACCGGCACGTGCTGATCGCGGGCGGCATCGGCATCACTCCGTTGCTGAGCCTGGCTTATCAGCTGCACGCCGACGGTGCCGAATTCGAACTGCACTACTTCGCCCGCGACCGGGAATCGGCTGCTTTTGTTTCCCTGCTTGAAGAACAGGCTGAATTCCGGGATCGAGTGCTGCTGTATTTCGGCGTACCACGCGGCGAACAGCCCGCTGTATTGAAGGAAGTGGCGGCCGGGCTCGGTTCCGCCGGGCACGTCTACACCTGCGGCCCGGAAGGTTTCATGGAGCAGGTCACCGGCGTGTTCGCGCCGGTGGTCGGCGAATCGCAGGTGCACGTCGAGCATTTCACCGCGGCCGAGGTCGACACGAGCGGCGATCAGCCGTTCACCGTCGAACTCGACACCGGCGAGGTGTTCGAGATCCCGGCGGACCGGTCGATCCTGTCGGTGCTGACCGACAACGGGATCGAGGTGTTCAAATCGTGCGAGGAAGGCATCTGCGGCTCGTGCGTCTCCGGGGTTCTGGAAGGCACGCCGGAGCATCGCGACCAGTGTCTTTCGGCCAGCGACAAGGCTTCCGGCGACCAGATGGCGCTGTGCGTGTCGCGCGCCCGCTCGGAAAAACTGGTGATCGAACTGTACTGA
- a CDS encoding SDR family NAD(P)-dependent oxidoreductase — protein sequence MSAPTEPHVAVVTGGASGLGEAIVRQLHAEGYRVAIADVNGEAAEKLAASLGNCRGYAVDVRDRAALAQLKDDVVRDFGSVQVLVNNAARTQAAPLMEITPEDLDAVLAVNFTGTFTACQIFGAYFAEKGYGRIVNMASLAGQNGGTATGGHYASSKGAIMSATKVFARELAARGVTVNSVSPGPLDSPMVHSIVGEDNLEAFTKNIPVGRLGDPAFIARMVSLLASPGAASVTGACWDANGGLYLR from the coding sequence GTGAGCGCGCCGACGGAGCCGCACGTCGCCGTTGTCACCGGCGGCGCGAGTGGTCTCGGGGAAGCGATCGTGCGGCAGTTGCACGCCGAGGGTTACCGCGTCGCGATCGCGGACGTCAACGGCGAAGCGGCCGAGAAACTGGCCGCGTCCCTTGGCAACTGCCGCGGCTACGCGGTCGACGTGCGGGATCGAGCGGCGCTCGCGCAGCTGAAGGACGACGTCGTCCGCGATTTCGGCAGCGTCCAGGTGCTGGTCAACAACGCGGCCCGCACGCAGGCGGCCCCGCTGATGGAGATCACGCCGGAAGACCTCGACGCGGTTCTCGCGGTCAACTTCACCGGCACGTTCACCGCCTGCCAGATCTTCGGCGCGTACTTCGCTGAAAAGGGCTACGGGCGGATCGTGAACATGGCGTCGCTGGCCGGCCAGAACGGCGGCACGGCGACCGGCGGGCATTACGCGTCGTCCAAGGGCGCGATCATGTCCGCGACGAAGGTGTTCGCGCGCGAACTCGCCGCGCGCGGGGTCACGGTGAACTCGGTGTCCCCCGGGCCGCTGGACAGCCCGATGGTGCATTCGATCGTCGGCGAGGACAACCTCGAGGCCTTCACGAAGAACATCCCCGTCGGACGGCTCGGCGACCCGGCGTTCATCGCGCGGATGGTGTCGCTGCTCGCCTCGCCCGGCGCGGCCTCGGTCACCGGGGCCTGCTGGGACGCCAACGGCGGCCTTTACCTGCGCTGA
- a CDS encoding aromatic-ring-hydroxylating dioxygenase subunit beta translates to MTETIPVTDLRVARAVDLVNREAELLDRTEYHVWEKLFTEDGIYVIPIDRETDDFAGSLNMVYDDARMRQMRIARMTEGYALAAVDSARTVRTVSRFVPESVSDDEVVLRSAQILVAYKRGNHDLWAADLVHRIQLSPEGPEGDRIALKVVRLVNSDEAVPAAGFLL, encoded by the coding sequence ATGACTGAGACCATCCCCGTCACTGACCTGCGGGTCGCGCGCGCCGTCGACCTCGTCAACCGCGAGGCGGAGCTGCTGGACCGCACGGAATACCACGTTTGGGAAAAGCTGTTCACCGAGGACGGCATTTACGTCATCCCGATCGACCGGGAAACCGACGATTTCGCCGGCTCGCTGAACATGGTCTACGACGACGCGCGGATGCGGCAGATGCGCATCGCGCGGATGACCGAGGGCTACGCACTCGCGGCTGTCGATTCCGCCCGCACCGTGCGCACGGTGTCGCGATTCGTGCCGGAATCCGTTTCAGACGACGAAGTCGTGCTGCGTTCGGCGCAGATTCTGGTCGCCTACAAGCGAGGCAATCACGATCTGTGGGCAGCGGATCTGGTGCACCGCATCCAGTTGTCGCCGGAAGGCCCGGAAGGTGACCGGATCGCGTTGAAGGTCGTCCGGTTGGTCAACAGCGACGAAGCCGTTCCGGCCGCGGGATTCCTGCTGTGA